A DNA window from Micromonospora sp. NBC_01739 contains the following coding sequences:
- a CDS encoding ATP-binding cassette domain-containing protein, with the protein MNRRATGLAIEAEGLTRSFGETRALAGLDLTVPAGAVYGLLGPNGAGKTTAVRVLATLLRPDGGKARVFGHDVVAEADAVRARVSLTGQYASVDEDLTGTENLILLGRLLGLRKPAARARAEQLLAAFGLTEAAGRQVKKYSGGMRRRIDIAASILSTPDLLFLDEPTTGLDPRSRNQVWEIVRAVVAHGTTVLLTTQYLDEADKLASRIAVVDHGRVIAEGTPGELKSSVGSGTVHLRLREAAKRPEAAQLLQTTLGVPVQLDPDPVAITARVGGDGSDLDASAQAARALGELSRAGIVVDDFSLGQPSLDEVFLALTDRPAVSTETERDPVEVAR; encoded by the coding sequence ATGAATAGACGCGCCACCGGCCTCGCCATCGAGGCCGAGGGGCTGACCCGGTCGTTCGGTGAGACCCGTGCGCTGGCCGGACTGGACCTGACCGTGCCGGCCGGCGCCGTGTACGGGCTGCTCGGGCCGAACGGTGCCGGCAAGACCACCGCGGTCCGGGTGCTGGCCACCCTGCTGCGCCCGGACGGCGGCAAGGCCCGGGTGTTCGGCCACGACGTGGTCGCCGAGGCCGACGCGGTCCGCGCCCGGGTGAGCCTGACCGGCCAGTACGCCTCCGTCGACGAGGACCTGACCGGTACGGAGAACCTGATCCTGCTGGGCCGACTGCTAGGCCTGCGCAAGCCGGCCGCCCGAGCGCGGGCCGAGCAGCTGCTGGCCGCCTTCGGGCTGACCGAGGCCGCCGGCCGGCAGGTGAAGAAGTATTCCGGCGGCATGCGGCGCCGCATCGACATCGCGGCGAGCATCCTCAGCACCCCCGACCTGCTGTTCCTCGACGAGCCGACGACCGGGCTGGACCCACGCAGCCGCAACCAGGTGTGGGAGATCGTCCGGGCGGTGGTGGCCCACGGCACTACCGTCCTGCTGACCACCCAGTACCTCGACGAAGCCGACAAGCTGGCCAGCCGGATAGCGGTGGTCGACCACGGCCGGGTGATCGCGGAGGGCACCCCGGGCGAGTTGAAGTCGTCCGTCGGCTCCGGCACGGTCCACCTGCGGCTGCGGGAGGCGGCGAAGCGGCCGGAGGCCGCGCAACTGTTGCAGACCACCCTCGGTGTGCCGGTGCAGTTGGATCCGGACCCGGTGGCGATCACCGCCCGGGTCGGTGGGGACGGCAGTGACCTGGACGCCAGCGCTCAGGCGGCCCGGGCACTCGGTGAGCTGTCCCGCGCCGGGATCGTGGTGGACGACTTCTCCCTGGGCCAGCCGAGCCTGGACGAGGTCTTCCTGGCCCTGACCGACCGACCCGCCGTATCGACGGAGACCGAGCGTGACCCCGTGGAGGTAGCCCGATGA
- a CDS encoding AAA family ATPase — MVVAFRDALTQMLRARFPILYVESPEEQRVIAEVCAIAQDASLVRTPRAVWTWSVTTGLVAPDGTSRQGTTDCEAALDAALRIDQPSVLIFKDLHPALGADGRPGNPGLIRRLRDLVAAFKSGPVPRTLLLVSPVLHIPAELDKEVTIVDFPLPTEAEIRQVLDGMIAANSASGRIQMMLDERGRERLAKAALGLTLHEAENAFARAMVNDGMLDGQDLEVVHEEKRQTVRKSGLLEFVDADVNLDDVGGLENLKRWLAKRDGSWLAEAAAYGLPAPRGVLITGVPGCGKSLTAKAIAAAWGLPLLRLDIGRVFAGLVGSSEQNMRTAIRTAEASAPCVLWIDEIEKGFAGGTGDSGTSTRVFGSFLTWMQEKKQSVFVIATANNIEALPAELLRKGRFDEIFFVDLPTRAERASIWRVHLARRLRNPAVAGELTLDDPLLAELAGLSEGYSGAEIEQAVVGGLFDAFSERRPLRSDDLVQSVVSMVPLSVTQAERIDALRNWADTRAVAATAAEDWDRGARDIVRPPNTPPASRGQGGRAVEF; from the coding sequence ATGGTGGTGGCCTTCCGCGATGCGCTGACGCAGATGCTCCGGGCGCGGTTTCCGATTCTCTACGTGGAATCCCCCGAGGAGCAGCGGGTCATCGCCGAGGTCTGCGCCATCGCCCAGGACGCAAGCCTGGTGCGTACCCCGCGCGCCGTCTGGACCTGGTCGGTGACCACCGGGCTGGTGGCCCCGGACGGCACCTCCCGCCAGGGCACCACGGACTGCGAGGCCGCCCTGGACGCCGCCCTGCGGATCGACCAGCCGAGCGTACTCATCTTCAAGGATCTGCATCCGGCCCTCGGCGCCGACGGTCGACCCGGCAACCCCGGCCTGATCCGGCGACTGCGGGACCTGGTGGCCGCCTTCAAGTCCGGCCCGGTGCCGCGCACCCTCCTGCTGGTCTCCCCGGTGCTGCACATCCCGGCGGAGCTGGACAAGGAGGTGACGATCGTCGACTTCCCGCTGCCCACCGAGGCGGAGATCCGGCAGGTGCTGGACGGGATGATCGCCGCCAACTCCGCCAGCGGCCGCATCCAGATGATGCTGGACGAGCGCGGCCGGGAACGGCTGGCCAAGGCGGCCCTCGGGCTGACCCTGCACGAGGCGGAGAACGCCTTCGCCCGGGCCATGGTCAACGACGGGATGCTCGACGGCCAGGACCTCGAGGTGGTGCACGAGGAGAAGCGGCAGACCGTACGCAAGTCGGGGCTGCTGGAGTTCGTCGACGCCGACGTCAACCTAGACGATGTCGGCGGGCTGGAGAACCTCAAGCGGTGGCTGGCCAAGCGGGACGGGTCCTGGCTGGCGGAGGCGGCCGCCTACGGGCTGCCCGCCCCACGAGGGGTCCTGATCACCGGGGTGCCCGGCTGCGGCAAGTCGCTGACCGCCAAGGCGATCGCCGCCGCCTGGGGGTTGCCGCTGCTGCGGCTGGACATCGGTCGGGTCTTCGCCGGGCTGGTCGGCTCCAGCGAGCAGAACATGCGGACCGCCATCCGGACGGCCGAGGCCAGCGCCCCCTGCGTGCTCTGGATCGACGAGATCGAGAAGGGCTTCGCGGGTGGGACCGGCGACTCCGGCACCTCCACCCGGGTCTTCGGTTCCTTCCTGACCTGGATGCAGGAGAAGAAGCAGTCCGTCTTCGTCATCGCGACCGCCAACAACATCGAGGCGCTACCCGCGGAACTGCTCCGCAAGGGGCGCTTCGACGAGATCTTCTTCGTCGACCTGCCGACCCGCGCCGAACGAGCCTCGATCTGGCGGGTGCACCTGGCCCGGCGGCTCCGCAACCCGGCCGTCGCCGGTGAGCTGACCCTCGACGACCCGCTGCTCGCCGAACTCGCCGGACTGAGTGAGGGCTACTCGGGAGCGGAGATCGAACAGGCCGTCGTCGGCGGGCTCTTCGACGCCTTCTCCGAGCGGCGTCCCCTGCGTTCGGACGACCTGGTCCAGTCGGTGGTGAGCATGGTGCCGCTCAGTGTCACCCAGGCCGAGCGGATCGACGCCCTGCGGAACTGGGCCGACACCCGGGCCGTCGCCGCCACCGCCGCCGAGGACTGGGATCGCGGGGCCCGCGACATCGTCCGACCGCCCAACACCCCACCCGCGTCGCGCGGGCAGGGCGGACGAGCAGTGGAATTCTGA
- a CDS encoding ABC transporter permease: MSSDTTTSTGRAPTVYVPSTEALATVLAPGGRPPRPSPLAASLAFSWRALLKIKHVPEQLFDVTAFPIIMVLMFTYLFGGALADSPRDYLQFFLPGIMVTSVVMITMYTGVGLNTDIEKGVFDRFRTLPVWRPAALVGMIVGDVLRYVLAAVVILTVGLVLGFRPDGGVLGVLAGIGLLVVFSFAFSWVWTFFGLVLRSEKSVMGASMMVLFPLTFLSNVFVDPSTMPGWLQAFVKANPITHLVSSVRAVMGGTTDVSSMTWMVVWSALFIAVFGTLTMYRYNRR, from the coding sequence ATGAGCAGCGACACCACCACCTCGACCGGTCGGGCCCCGACGGTCTACGTCCCCTCGACCGAGGCGTTGGCGACCGTGCTCGCCCCGGGCGGGCGACCGCCCCGGCCCAGCCCCCTGGCCGCCTCCCTGGCCTTCAGTTGGCGCGCCCTGCTGAAGATCAAGCATGTGCCGGAGCAACTGTTCGACGTGACGGCCTTCCCGATCATCATGGTGCTGATGTTCACGTACCTGTTCGGCGGGGCCCTCGCCGACAGCCCGCGTGACTACCTCCAGTTCTTCCTGCCGGGCATCATGGTGACCAGCGTCGTGATGATCACCATGTACACCGGGGTCGGGCTGAACACCGACATCGAGAAGGGGGTCTTCGACCGGTTCCGGACCCTGCCGGTGTGGCGGCCCGCCGCCCTGGTCGGCATGATCGTCGGGGATGTGCTGCGCTACGTTCTGGCCGCGGTGGTGATCCTGACCGTCGGGCTGGTGCTGGGCTTCCGCCCCGACGGGGGTGTGCTCGGGGTACTCGCCGGGATCGGCCTGCTCGTGGTCTTCTCGTTCGCGTTCTCCTGGGTGTGGACCTTCTTCGGACTGGTGCTGCGCAGCGAGAAGTCCGTGATGGGGGCCAGCATGATGGTGCTGTTCCCGCTGACCTTCCTCAGCAATGTCTTCGTGGACCCCTCGACCATGCCCGGCTGGCTCCAGGCCTTCGTCAAGGCCAACCCGATCACCCACCTGGTGTCGTCGGTGCGGGCCGTGATGGGCGGCACCACGGACGTGTCGAGCATGACCTGGATGGTGGTGTGGAGTGCTCTGTTCATCGCGGTCTTCGGCACCCTGACCATGTACCGCTACAACCGCCGCTGA